The Prinia subflava isolate CZ2003 ecotype Zambia chromosome 2, Cam_Psub_1.2, whole genome shotgun sequence genomic sequence GGCATAAATCCACATGTGAAGAAGAACTTTGGGACAGAGGGGATgccagctggctgcagagcacctCCAGCCTGTACTTTCCCGGGCAGCCATGGGATGCTGGGCGAGGAGCAGGAGTGACCCCTAAAACTCATAGGCTGAGACAAAGAGGGTGATTTTGGACAGGTGCTTGGTCTGGAACACCCGATCCAGGTACTCGGCCATGTCCACATCTATGTGGATGGTGTGGGgcccctgcaggctctgcaccagcagcagctccccggTGTGCCGGTCTGAGCGCTGCACCACAAAGTGCCCGTGGTTGTTCCCACCCACGATGCCGAAGCGGAGGCTGTCAGGGCCCGGCCGGCCAGGAGCCGCCGCCGTGGCCATGCGGAACAGCGGTGCTGGAGTCTGGAGCTTGGAGGGAAGCGAGAGGTAGTGGAAGGAGATGGTTTTGGGTGTCTGGTGGCACGAGCGGCTCTCCATGGGGCATGGGTTGCGCTCGCACTGgctgcaaaaggaaaagcaacagGATATTTTCAGGAATGCAGCATCCATGCCCCCTGCCTCGCTGGTATTGGATACGTAGGGATGCCGTGCCATGGATTTTGTGCGCAACACTTACAAGGGGGAGGTTTTGACATAGGAGATGTTGCCGGTggctgggggacactggggggtGACGCACTGGAATCCCCCCCCAGTGTTGATGCAGGTGCTCCCACTCGTGCAATTATCCTGGGATAGGGAACACTCATCAATATCTGGAAAACAGGGGTGGGAAGCAGAGTCAGGGCCTGGAAGCCTCCAACTGAGTTCACCTTTCCATcagaaaatagtttaaaatgACTCAAACTATGGGAGCATCCTGGAATTCCATCTCCTCTCCCAAAGCTCTGCCCCAAGCCAGCATGGGTTAAGAGCAGCCTTCTCCCACCCGGAAggcagctgcttttccaaacTTTCTGCTCGATTGTTTGGAAACACCATCCCTTTTTATTTACTGAACACCCGTGAGACacctgggaggagctggaatGCAAAGGATTTGCTGGGAGCATTAGCAAAATGCCATGGAACACAGGAAAATCAGGGAGGAATAGGGAATTAGGGATTTTCTCACCCTGAACTGGAGCAATCAACGCTCACAGCAGTTTTGGCCTCCCACCTTTCCCACTCACTGCCTTCCACCCGCACCTCAGTTCCCTTTGGACAGGAGGAGATGCTGCCACTCCCTGAACTGATCCTGGAATTCTGGGGGTTTAACATTACTTTTGGTtcttcccaggaattccctgctccaggaacatccccacagccacagcagggtcGTCTTCAAGGAGGTGCAGGCCCAAAGTGTCACTCCATCATCCAGAAAGgtaagggagaggggaaggaagaggaagagagggagaggagcagccatGCTTCCAGAAAAGCATTGCTTccagaaaagcattttattttcatttttagggATTCTTTTGAAGCATTCTGGTGgagttttcccttctcttccccagcacAACCCTGGGATTCATCTCCCCACCCAGCTCCACATCCAGCTGGAGCTCCTGCCAATCCAAACATCCTCCATCTGATGCATCCCACTAAGTGTCGCTCCATCATCCCCTTCCCCTCTATACCAGCCTCTGCCTcggaaatggagaaaaaagtgGGGCAAAATGACAAAGCACTTGGGGCCAAGTGTATTCCAGCCCCCTCACCTTTACAGCTCTTGCCGTCGCCCAGCAGGACATATCCAGCGGGGCAGGAGCACAGAAAGGAGCCAGGAATGTTGATGCAGGCATGGGCACAGAGCCGGGGTCCCCCTTCCTGCTGGTACACTTCGCACTCGTTGAGGTCTGCAGAGACAGGGACTCAGCAAGGTCTCACTTCAGCCTCCTGGGAAAACCCAGAGACCGACCGCGGGCGGGAGGAGCGGGCAGTGAGGTGTGTTGGGAATGGGCTGATGGCAGATTTCAGGGAATGGgatcagcagcacaggggctgcttgAGGGCTGTGGCCAGCGGTGTCCCGCAGAGGGCGACACCGGGCCCAGTTTGAACTCAGCCATCTGTGGCTTGGATGAAGGAGTTTGGAGCCTCCTGAAGCAGTTCGGAGCAGCGGCCCATACCTCCAGAGCGGGtctggagtctccctcactggagatattccagagcCATAGATATTCTGGAAACAACCCCGTGCTATGTGCTCTGGGATTGTGGGGCTAAGCCACGGTGGTCCCTTCCGATGTGACTCTGTGACTCCGGCTCACCCTGGCAGATCCCGTTGGAAGCCGTGCCGCTCATGTGGAAGCCGGGATcgcagctgcactgctgagtCTGGGCGATCTGGGCACAGCGGGGCTGCCGGCTGAAGACCGGATCATCCATCACGCTCCAGGtgggaggagctgtgggaaaaTGGCAGGATGGGATGAGGTGGGGGATTAAATACTCCCATTTATCCCCCAGCAAGGGTCACCCACCAGTCTGAACCTGGTACTGGCAGGTGGTCCCGGTCCACTGCGGGGGGCAGAGGCATTTGATGTGGTTGAGACCTTCCAAGCACGTCCCACCATtctggcagaggctgctcaaGCATTCGCTGatctctgcagaaaaa encodes the following:
- the FBLN7 gene encoding fibulin-7 isoform X1 produces the protein MAGPRGAQGRLPPLLLLLLPLLLPLSATPAAQSCISRQQLLAAIRQMQQLLKGQETRFSEGLHAVRSRLSTIHASLAKATPELPAASCPALQAPAGGRKFGTKYLVGHEVHFACDPGFQLLGSSTRMCQANGSWTGQEPRCAEISECLSSLCQNGGTCLEGLNHIKCLCPPQWTGTTCQYQVQTAPPTWSVMDDPVFSRQPRCAQIAQTQQCSCDPGFHMSGTASNGICQDLNECEVYQQEGGPRLCAHACINIPGSFLCSCPAGYVLLGDGKSCKDIDECSLSQDNCTSGSTCINTGGGFQCVTPQCPPATGNISYVKTSPFQCERNPCPMESRSCHQTPKTISFHYLSLPSKLQTPAPLFRMATAAAPGRPGPDSLRFGIVGGNNHGHFVVQRSDRHTGELLLVQSLQGPHTIHIDVDMAEYLDRVFQTKHLSKITLFVSAYEF
- the FBLN7 gene encoding fibulin-7 isoform X2, with amino-acid sequence MQGKIRSQGAQGTLDAVALPHQPPPKGSRLAPGRSGSTERSSYLSPSLFLQSCISRQQLLAAIRQMQQLLKGQETRFSEGLHAVRSRLSTIHASLAKATPELPAASCPALQAPAGGRKFGTKYLVGHEVHFACDPGFQLLGSSTRMCQANGSWTGQEPRCAEISECLSSLCQNGGTCLEGLNHIKCLCPPQWTGTTCQYQVQTAPPTWSVMDDPVFSRQPRCAQIAQTQQCSCDPGFHMSGTASNGICQDLNECEVYQQEGGPRLCAHACINIPGSFLCSCPAGYVLLGDGKSCKDIDECSLSQDNCTSGSTCINTGGGFQCVTPQCPPATGNISYVKTSPFQCERNPCPMESRSCHQTPKTISFHYLSLPSKLQTPAPLFRMATAAAPGRPGPDSLRFGIVGGNNHGHFVVQRSDRHTGELLLVQSLQGPHTIHIDVDMAEYLDRVFQTKHLSKITLFVSAYEF